The Geobacter sp. AOG2 genome includes a window with the following:
- a CDS encoding acyloxyacyl hydrolase, whose amino-acid sequence MIQKTLLTTLVLIAILTPLSVRAETIVATASSECALLTGYGIIHRYFGATRTQVQTWDVIARYGRFLSDEVGTGSWYQGRHELLVEIPYHMAVDHDARSMVGGYLLGSWKFTGLEGIYPYVFAGGGILFVDVGLPTMGSKLDFSYQGGTGLQYFLRKNTALMAEYRYHHISNAGTASPNEPLNSSKFLVGVTFYH is encoded by the coding sequence ATGATACAGAAAACGCTCCTGACCACCCTTGTCCTCATTGCCATCCTCACCCCGTTATCTGTCCGGGCAGAAACAATTGTCGCCACGGCCTCCTCGGAATGCGCACTGCTGACCGGTTACGGCATCATCCACCGCTATTTCGGCGCTACCCGCACCCAGGTACAGACCTGGGACGTCATCGCCCGTTATGGCCGATTCCTCTCTGATGAGGTCGGTACGGGAAGCTGGTATCAAGGAAGGCACGAACTGCTGGTGGAGATACCTTATCACATGGCCGTGGACCACGACGCCAGGTCGATGGTAGGGGGATACCTTCTGGGAAGCTGGAAATTCACCGGACTGGAGGGCATCTACCCTTATGTTTTTGCCGGCGGAGGGATACTCTTTGTGGATGTTGGGCTACCCACCATGGGGAGCAAACTGGATTTTTCCTACCAGGGGGGGACAGGGTTGCAGTATTTTCTGCGCAAGAACACGGCGCTTATGGCCGAGTATCGTTATCATCACATTTCCAACGCTGGTACCGCCTCGCCCAACGAACCGCTTAATTCCAGCAAGTTTCTGGTGGGCGTAACGTTCTATCACTGA
- a CDS encoding DUF748 domain-containing protein: MNMIGFKKHLAKGLAVLVLLVGCGMWWGYAHLTTLVQSRLKSMVGDGLTLGKVTARWNRVELDNVRIARHGGPGRFADRLTVERIVIRPSLLSLLSGRLDISEIVLEKPWLLLEIAPDGSLVKILQPRKEPPSRSSPASLPVRINTLKINNGSLDLLDRHISRRGGVGLSNPREQYHLVTFQSIAFSADFLTMPASKRASPVRLDVACKGGGTLSVRGEITPKGLDTHLKLELAGLDITKFRPYFLKKGDLGVASGKLSASSTITIENRRLNAPGTLRLSNLAFANSGAKGLLMGVPAWAFIKFLSDNKDELQVDFSLSGSLDDPHFAVRQTLVDQVATALASKIGISSVTSIGKGIIDMGEKGIKKIFGGGK; encoded by the coding sequence ATGAATATGATCGGGTTCAAAAAACACCTTGCCAAGGGTTTGGCCGTGCTGGTGCTGCTTGTCGGCTGCGGGATGTGGTGGGGCTATGCCCATCTCACCACCCTGGTCCAGTCGCGCCTGAAAAGCATGGTCGGAGACGGGCTGACTTTGGGCAAGGTAACCGCTCGATGGAACCGGGTAGAACTGGACAACGTGCGGATTGCCCGTCATGGCGGGCCCGGTCGTTTTGCCGATCGCCTCACCGTTGAACGGATCGTCATCCGCCCCAGCCTGCTTTCGCTCCTGAGTGGCAGGCTGGATATCAGCGAGATTGTCCTGGAAAAACCCTGGCTGCTTCTGGAAATAGCCCCGGACGGGTCGCTCGTGAAGATATTGCAACCCCGCAAGGAGCCTCCCTCCCGTTCGTCGCCCGCCTCCCTGCCGGTGCGGATCAATACCCTCAAGATAAATAACGGCAGTCTGGACCTGCTTGACCGGCACATCTCCCGTAGAGGCGGGGTGGGGTTGAGCAACCCTCGTGAACAATACCATCTGGTCACATTCCAAAGCATTGCGTTCTCCGCCGATTTCCTGACCATGCCGGCTTCAAAGCGGGCGTCGCCGGTGCGTCTGGATGTGGCCTGTAAAGGTGGTGGGACCCTTTCGGTGCGAGGCGAGATAACCCCCAAGGGGCTTGACACCCACCTTAAACTGGAACTTGCGGGACTTGATATTACCAAGTTCCGGCCCTACTTCCTCAAGAAGGGTGACCTGGGTGTGGCGTCCGGGAAGCTGTCCGCCAGTAGTACCATAACCATTGAAAACCGCCGCCTGAATGCCCCCGGCACCCTGCGCCTGAGCAATCTGGCCTTTGCCAATTCCGGGGCAAAGGGCTTGCTGATGGGGGTTCCCGCCTGGGCCTTTATCAAGTTCCTGTCCGACAACAAGGACGAACTCCAGGTTGATTTCTCACTGAGCGGCAGTCTCGACGATCCACATTTTGCCGTCCGCCAGACCCTGGTTGACCAAGTGGCCACAGCCCTGGCTTCCAAGATTGGCATCTCCAGCGTGACGAGTATCGGCAAGGGGATTATCGATATGGGGGAAAAGGGGATCAAAAAGATATTTGGCGGCGGGAAATAA